One genomic window of bacterium includes the following:
- a CDS encoding nucleotidyltransferase domain-containing protein, with protein sequence MTVVAPPVGGPSLRDAGRAAEVLADAGVAVVLLYGSVARGDQHADSDIDLVAVLDDLDYSTRWQRRCELEGLATGAAGRRVEVFVTDRPEWEHRTSRVATSFEAGIADDAVVLCDRPPDGVRWTKEIGMPASDFDEAVASLRNTNQALGELRDDLEPGGNERDERAAGDAFEYSVAVAIRLRGVCSRSQSALENALKALIHLFGDDAPGKLHALDELLAKLPDPPQRAAAAILEGLDLPVVSEWRKRGTYPADYPEISLPDLVLAAGAFASVACALSRLTARHVAETAPAAEAGALPAPGTPAREAARAARRCAGIEQILAGWDFTRETPTAQMGIPEPPELPDPRG encoded by the coding sequence GTGACAGTTGTAGCGCCACCGGTCGGGGGGCCTTCGCTGCGGGACGCGGGGAGGGCGGCTGAGGTGTTGGCGGACGCGGGGGTCGCGGTGGTGTTGCTGTACGGGTCGGTGGCCCGCGGCGATCAGCACGCCGACAGCGACATCGACTTGGTGGCGGTGCTCGACGATCTGGACTACTCCACGCGTTGGCAGCGGCGGTGCGAGCTGGAGGGGTTGGCGACCGGGGCCGCGGGGCGGCGGGTGGAGGTGTTCGTCACCGACCGCCCGGAGTGGGAGCACCGAACGAGCCGGGTGGCCACCTCGTTCGAGGCGGGCATCGCGGACGACGCCGTCGTGTTGTGCGACCGCCCGCCCGACGGCGTGAGGTGGACCAAGGAGATCGGCATGCCGGCCAGCGACTTCGACGAGGCCGTGGCCTCACTGCGCAACACGAACCAGGCCCTGGGCGAACTTCGCGACGACCTTGAGCCCGGTGGGAACGAACGGGATGAGCGCGCCGCCGGCGACGCGTTCGAGTATTCGGTTGCCGTGGCCATTCGCCTCCGGGGCGTGTGTTCCCGTTCGCAGTCGGCGTTGGAGAACGCTTTGAAGGCGCTGATCCACCTCTTCGGAGACGATGCGCCGGGGAAACTCCACGCCCTTGACGAACTGTTGGCGAAACTGCCCGATCCCCCCCAGCGGGCCGCCGCGGCCATCCTGGAGGGGCTGGACCTGCCGGTGGTCTCCGAGTGGCGCAAGCGGGGCACCTACCCGGCCGACTACCCGGAGATCAGCCTGCCGGACCTGGTGCTCGCCGCCGGTGCCTTCGCCTCGGTGGCCTGCGCCCTCAGCAGGCTGACTGCTCGGCACGTAGCCGAGACGGCCCCCGCCGCCGAGGCCGGCGCGTTGCCCGCTCCCGGTACCCCGGCCCGAGAGGCCGCGAGGGCGGCGAGGCGTTGCGCGGGCATCGAGCAGATCCTGGCGGGCTGGGACTTCACACGGGAGACGCCGACCGCGCAGATGGGCATCCCCGAGCCGCCCGAACTGCCTGATCCGCGGGGCTGA